In Nitrosophilus alvini, the following are encoded in one genomic region:
- a CDS encoding LEM-3-like GIY-YIG domain-containing protein: protein MSENRIDSFPPEVIDKLQYYVYRLIDPRNGETFYIGKGKGNRVFSHIRGDIEGDSLTEKMARIREIKLAGFEVAHVIHRHGLTESVAFEVEAALIDAYPGITNIMDGHGNNEFGVMHSSEIIKKYCAEVAEFQHKALLININRSALDSSLYEATRYAWRLNKSKAEKAEVILPVMQGLIVGAFVAEKWLEATAENFPGRETVEGRYGFYGSEAPLDIQKLYKGKRIPDEFRKKGASNPIKYTW from the coding sequence GTGTCAGAAAACAGGATAGATTCGTTTCCGCCGGAAGTTATAGATAAACTACAATATTACGTTTATAGATTAATTGATCCAAGAAACGGTGAAACATTTTATATAGGTAAAGGAAAGGGAAATCGTGTTTTTTCTCATATTCGAGGAGATATTGAAGGCGACTCTTTAACAGAAAAAATGGCGAGAATAAGAGAAATTAAGTTAGCCGGCTTTGAAGTTGCTCATGTCATACATCGACACGGATTAACTGAGAGTGTTGCTTTTGAAGTAGAAGCTGCACTTATTGACGCCTATCCTGGTATTACTAATATTATGGATGGTCATGGCAACAATGAATTTGGTGTCATGCATTCAAGTGAAATAATTAAGAAATATTGTGCTGAAGTCGCTGAATTTCAACATAAAGCGTTGCTTATTAATATAAATAGAAGTGCTTTAGATTCTTCGTTATATGAAGCAACCAGATATGCTTGGCGTCTTAACAAAAGCAAGGCTGAAAAAGCAGAAGTAATTCTTCCTGTAATGCAAGGGTTGATTGTTGGCGCTTTTGTCGCTGAAAAGTGGTTAGAAGCTACAGCAGAGAATTTTCCAGGTCGGGAGACAGTTGAAGGTCGATATGGTTTTTATGGGTCTGAGGCACCTTTGGATATTCAAAAGTTGTATAAAGGAAAAAGAATCCCTGACGAATTTAGGAAAAAAGGAGCATCAAATCCTATTAAATATACTTGGTAA
- a CDS encoding helix-turn-helix transcriptional regulator: protein MKRSSKAKDYNTTLTRLIKILKKLQDGETLQTKNIAEEFQIDNRTAQRYINDYLSNLVELERIGRGVRLKRDITLDDKEQFVIDTLEKMAEDMGSEFYSKAHYLLKKLKNFNENPVFTKILMEDISDKMDYVLKLEKAIKNKNKIGCRYSDTKKTEYILHPLKIANFEGYWYLIAVDNENGLLKKFHLKSIKNIEIKDETFAADKNVIDKLDSAINVWFQIDREPFEIRLFLDPIAAKYFQRLPISKNQKIIGKDNEGSIEISFKITHEMEIIPLIKSWIPHIIVLEPDSIAKKIKEDVENYLKLLP, encoded by the coding sequence ATGAAAAGATCGTCAAAAGCCAAAGATTACAATACCACTTTGACAAGATTGATAAAAATTTTAAAAAAGTTGCAAGACGGCGAAACTCTACAAACGAAAAATATCGCTGAAGAGTTCCAGATAGACAATAGAACGGCACAAAGATACATAAACGACTATTTATCAAATTTGGTTGAATTGGAACGTATTGGCAGAGGAGTTAGACTAAAAAGAGATATAACTTTGGATGACAAAGAGCAGTTTGTTATAGATACACTTGAGAAAATGGCAGAAGATATGGGGAGTGAGTTTTACTCAAAAGCTCATTATTTGCTAAAAAAGCTCAAAAACTTTAATGAAAATCCGGTATTTACCAAAATTTTAATGGAAGATATTTCGGATAAGATGGATTATGTTTTAAAATTAGAAAAAGCAATAAAAAATAAAAACAAAATTGGATGCAGATACAGCGATACCAAAAAAACGGAGTATATATTGCATCCGTTAAAAATAGCTAATTTCGAGGGATATTGGTACCTAATAGCAGTAGATAACGAAAATGGATTGTTGAAAAAGTTCCATTTAAAATCTATAAAAAATATAGAGATAAAAGATGAAACTTTTGCTGCAGATAAAAATGTAATCGATAAACTCGATAGTGCCATAAATGTCTGGTTTCAGATAGACAGAGAACCGTTTGAAATAAGATTGTTTTTAGATCCGATAGCTGCAAAATACTTTCAGAGATTGCCGATAAGTAAAAATCAAAAAATTATCGGCAAAGACAACGAAGGAAGTATAGAAATCTCTTTTAAAATAACCCACGAAATGGAAATAATCCCTCTCATAAAATCCTGGATTCCGCATATAATAGTTTTAGAACCGGACTCAATAGCAAAAAAAATAAAAGAAGATGTAGAAAACTACTTAAAACTGCTCCCTTAA
- a CDS encoding ADP-ribosylglycohydrolase family protein: MDIQSRALGMMLGIGIGDALGAPVEFLESGAFSPVDDYRAGGKFNLPAGYYTDDTAMTLCLADSLIKKRGCDLKHQLENYIKWLNEGFMSSSGQAVGCGKNTYSALLKYMKTKQPVYRNKNRKNAGNGSLMRIAPVAIFYRDNLKKAMQIAGKTSYTTHALKICADACMVYSGILVGILSGMSKKDVLSEEFGEFLVEKVLNSYKFDEKIVDVIKGSYKSKDREEIESSGYVVHSLEASLWAFYHTESFKEAVLCAVNLGKDSDTIGAICAMAAGGYYGVESIDEKYKEKLKNYELICNITQKLLERRGNE; the protein is encoded by the coding sequence ATGGATATTCAATCAAGAGCTCTGGGAATGATGTTGGGTATAGGTATCGGAGATGCTCTCGGCGCTCCGGTCGAGTTTTTGGAAAGTGGTGCGTTTTCGCCAGTAGATGATTATAGAGCAGGCGGAAAATTTAATCTACCTGCCGGATATTATACGGATGATACTGCAATGACGCTCTGTCTGGCAGATAGTTTGATAAAAAAGAGGGGTTGTGACCTAAAACATCAATTGGAAAATTATATAAAATGGTTAAATGAAGGATTTATGAGTAGCAGCGGTCAGGCTGTGGGCTGTGGGAAAAACACCTATTCTGCACTCTTAAAATATATGAAGACAAAACAGCCTGTATATCGTAATAAAAATAGAAAAAATGCAGGAAATGGCTCTTTGATGAGAATTGCGCCAGTGGCAATTTTTTATAGAGACAATTTAAAAAAAGCTATGCAAATAGCCGGTAAAACTTCATACACAACTCATGCACTCAAAATATGCGCAGACGCCTGCATGGTTTATAGCGGAATCTTGGTGGGAATATTGAGTGGCATGAGCAAAAAAGATGTTTTGAGTGAAGAGTTTGGAGAATTTTTAGTAGAAAAAGTTTTAAACTCTTATAAATTCGATGAAAAAATAGTTGACGTAATAAAAGGAAGTTATAAATCCAAGGACCGAGAAGAGATTGAGTCTTCGGGTTATGTTGTTCACTCTCTGGAGGCTTCGCTATGGGCTTTTTATCATACTGAAAGTTTCAAAGAAGCGGTATTGTGCGCAGTGAATTTGGGAAAAGACAGCGACACTATAGGAGCGATATGCGCAATGGCCGCCGGTGGATATTATGGTGTTGAGTCAATTGATGAGAAATATAAAGAAAAATTAAAAAATTATGAGCTAATATGCAATATTACACAAAAATTATTGGAAAGGAGAGGAAATGAGTAG
- a CDS encoding PP2C family protein-serine/threonine phosphatase: MYINAYYTTNIGSKKFSKNQDAILLHEKIICNTSLPGVAFKSFDKSSLLFAVADGVSAHRYSEFASCKVLNLLMEKFFKNSIIKVIRDIQEELETLSIHSRKLNGASTTLAGVNVEHDKATIFHTGDSRVYLIRDKKLKLLTTDHTQANAMLKKGEITEEEFRNLSNIYSMLIGYLVYGENDNLPVDVTKIHFGYKDILLICTDGVNDSLNDNEIESIFKSDDLNTQAQTLFQKISQKEIDNFSFIIISNDLK; this comes from the coding sequence ATGTATATTAACGCATACTATACAACCAATATCGGTTCAAAAAAGTTTTCCAAAAACCAGGACGCTATACTGCTTCACGAAAAAATCATTTGCAATACTTCTTTACCAGGTGTGGCATTCAAAAGTTTTGACAAAAGCTCTTTACTGTTTGCTGTAGCCGACGGTGTCAGCGCACATCGATACTCTGAGTTTGCAAGTTGTAAAGTTTTAAATCTTTTGATGGAAAAGTTTTTCAAAAACTCTATAATCAAAGTTATCAGAGACATTCAGGAGGAACTGGAAACGCTAAGTATCCACTCAAGAAAGCTCAATGGAGCTTCTACTACACTTGCAGGTGTAAATGTAGAACATGACAAAGCCACTATTTTTCATACAGGTGATTCCAGAGTATATCTTATCAGAGATAAAAAACTGAAACTTTTGACGACAGATCACACTCAGGCAAACGCAATGCTAAAAAAAGGAGAAATAACAGAAGAGGAATTTCGAAATCTTTCGAATATATATTCTATGCTTATTGGATATCTGGTCTATGGAGAAAATGATAATTTGCCGGTTGATGTAACAAAAATCCATTTTGGATATAAAGATATTCTGCTCATCTGTACCGACGGTGTAAACGATAGTCTAAATGACAATGAGATTGAAAGTATTTTTAAAAGTGACGACCTAAATACACAAGCACAAACTCTCTTTCAAAAGATTTCACAAAAAGAGATCGATAATTTTTCATTTATAATAATCAGCAATGACCTCAAATAA
- a CDS encoding ATP-binding protein, which yields MNINRLLSAIDNKTKNFFHIKQTDETKKLMSLYNLNLKETAIFLVVLKHLLGNSRYTCLENLLESKKVDYGTKEHLEVLKVLRSLEKKDLIILEKSGRRNISNPEIKIDEDVFNELVLKDNDFSEVDFSDNYKIIDYVHSLYNKRHEENISQKKFFRRVEEISKKIKDDYFRSILCPYSTIEKVVVFKTIIEKVLGDNGGYATDLAEEIFDNLSEIAGFMEKIYAEDLKIIENKIVRVEEEGKFRNDPRLEIEEKVFYRLFKVKKRVKREFASNVVKYLSYKKIDQDIYLDKEIKTQIDLIAKTIDKKNFDSITKKLRNAKLSSGIVALFYGFPGTGKTATAYYLAKKSQRDILQVDISNIRDKYVGESEKRLKAIFKEYERAKEELKTTPILLFNEADALIGQRLNTRDSVDVMNNAMQNILLEELEKFDGIFIATTNLIENMDEAFNRRFLYKIEYKKPSKQVRKMIWLKRAPQIKVFIDEIADFELTGGQIENIAKKVLLDSILNQKEITLNILESLIKDEIGFKNDKIRKIGIL from the coding sequence ATGAATATAAATAGACTACTTTCTGCTATTGATAATAAAACAAAGAACTTTTTTCATATAAAACAGACAGATGAAACAAAAAAGCTGATGAGTCTATACAATCTAAATTTAAAAGAGACAGCAATATTTTTAGTCGTATTAAAACATTTATTGGGAAATAGTAGATATACATGTTTGGAAAATTTGCTTGAAAGTAAAAAGGTTGATTATGGGACCAAAGAACATTTGGAGGTACTAAAAGTTTTAAGAAGTCTTGAAAAAAAGGATTTGATAATTCTCGAGAAAAGCGGAAGAAGGAATATTTCAAATCCGGAAATAAAAATAGATGAAGATGTATTTAATGAACTGGTTTTGAAGGATAATGATTTTTCAGAAGTTGATTTTAGTGATAACTATAAAATTATAGATTATGTACACTCTCTTTATAATAAAAGACATGAAGAAAATATATCTCAAAAAAAGTTTTTTAGAAGAGTTGAAGAGATAAGTAAAAAAATAAAAGATGATTATTTTAGATCTATTTTGTGTCCTTATTCTACAATTGAAAAGGTAGTGGTATTTAAAACCATCATTGAAAAAGTTTTGGGCGATAATGGGGGATATGCTACGGATCTTGCTGAAGAAATATTTGACAACCTTTCAGAAATAGCAGGTTTTATGGAAAAAATCTACGCAGAAGATTTGAAGATTATAGAAAACAAGATAGTGAGAGTTGAAGAGGAGGGAAAGTTTAGAAACGATCCTCGATTGGAAATTGAAGAGAAAGTTTTTTATCGGCTTTTTAAAGTGAAAAAAAGAGTAAAAAGAGAGTTTGCTTCAAATGTTGTCAAATATTTGTCTTACAAAAAAATAGATCAGGATATCTATTTAGATAAGGAGATTAAAACCCAAATAGATTTAATAGCAAAAACTATAGATAAGAAAAATTTTGACTCTATTACAAAAAAACTCAGAAACGCAAAACTATCAAGCGGCATTGTAGCGCTTTTTTACGGATTTCCAGGGACAGGAAAAACTGCGACAGCTTACTATCTGGCTAAAAAATCACAAAGAGACATTTTGCAAGTAGATATATCAAATATTCGAGACAAATATGTAGGCGAGAGTGAAAAGAGACTAAAAGCGATATTTAAAGAGTATGAAAGAGCAAAAGAAGAGTTAAAAACTACGCCTATTTTGCTATTTAACGAAGCAGATGCTTTGATAGGACAAAGGTTAAATACAAGAGACAGTGTAGATGTTATGAATAACGCTATGCAAAATATTCTGCTTGAAGAGCTTGAAAAGTTTGACGGCATTTTTATAGCTACAACAAACCTGATTGAAAATATGGATGAGGCTTTTAACAGAAGATTTCTTTATAAAATAGAGTATAAAAAGCCAAGCAAACAGGTCAGGAAAATGATTTGGTTAAAAAGAGCTCCTCAAATAAAAGTATTTATTGATGAAATAGCTGATTTTGAGCTAACAGGAGGACAGATAGAAAATATCGCTAAAAAAGTGCTTTTGGATTCTATATTGAATCAAAAAGAGATTACTTTAAACATTTTGGAATCCCTTATAAAAGATGAAATTGGTTTTAAAAATGATAAAATCAGAAAAATCGGGATTTTATAA
- a CDS encoding McrC family protein, with product MKNKFYQVIEYETIDKEKVGEKFFKELEAFAQENENLFLGYSRKGVLKSQNFVGVIQTKSGFVLEILPKISNKDDFEKSKKILLKMLKTLKNSPFKYSQKANLKTKNLPLLEIFIEMFLNELDILVKKGIKSDYITRVENQNFLKGKLKIKEQISKNFIHKERFFVEYDEYLPDRIENKIIKTTLKKLYSLSKSSKNQQRIREFLFVFDGINEIKNIKAAFSKIKYDRSMSYYQNSLLWSKLFLLNKSFTPFKGGSSAFALLFDMNLLFESYVGNFLKRRCKNIKLQDKKHHLFEKPEKFLLKPDIVVNDGKIVLDTKWKIINDEKDISQNDLYQMFAYASKYENCKKVYLVYPFIEKVDTNRYITEFHSREDNKKRAVTVRPIFFDLVEDELKVY from the coding sequence ATGAAGAATAAATTTTATCAAGTTATAGAGTATGAGACTATTGATAAAGAAAAAGTGGGTGAAAAGTTTTTTAAAGAGCTTGAAGCATTTGCCCAAGAAAATGAAAATCTGTTTTTAGGCTATTCAAGAAAAGGAGTTTTAAAAAGTCAAAACTTTGTAGGTGTTATCCAGACAAAAAGTGGTTTTGTTTTGGAAATATTGCCAAAAATCTCAAATAAAGATGATTTTGAAAAATCAAAAAAGATTTTGTTGAAAATGTTAAAAACGTTAAAAAACTCTCCATTCAAATACTCCCAAAAAGCAAATCTAAAAACAAAAAACTTACCTTTGCTTGAGATTTTTATAGAGATGTTTCTAAACGAACTTGATATATTGGTTAAAAAGGGAATAAAGAGCGACTATATAACCAGGGTTGAAAATCAAAACTTTTTAAAAGGAAAATTGAAAATAAAAGAGCAGATATCCAAAAACTTTATACACAAAGAGCGCTTTTTTGTTGAGTATGATGAATATCTTCCGGACAGAATCGAAAATAAAATCATCAAAACCACACTTAAAAAACTTTATTCTTTATCTAAAAGTTCAAAAAATCAACAAAGAATCAGAGAGTTTTTATTTGTTTTCGATGGGATAAATGAGATAAAAAATATAAAAGCGGCATTTTCCAAAATAAAATATGATAGAAGCATGAGTTATTATCAAAATTCACTTCTTTGGTCAAAGCTGTTTTTGTTGAACAAGTCTTTTACGCCTTTCAAGGGCGGTTCGTCGGCATTTGCACTTCTGTTCGATATGAATCTGCTTTTTGAAAGCTATGTAGGAAATTTTTTAAAAAGAAGATGTAAAAACATAAAATTACAAGATAAAAAACATCATCTTTTCGAGAAGCCGGAAAAGTTTTTGTTAAAGCCAGATATAGTTGTAAATGATGGCAAAATAGTGTTAGATACAAAATGGAAAATAATCAATGATGAAAAAGATATTTCCCAAAACGATCTATATCAGATGTTTGCCTATGCAAGTAAATATGAAAATTGTAAAAAAGTCTATCTGGTTTATCCGTTTATCGAAAAAGTAGATACAAACAGATATATAACAGAATTCCACAGTCGTGAAGATAATAAAAAAAGAGCGGTTACCGTCAGACCGATATTTTTTGATCTGGTTGAAGATGAATTGAAGGTTTATTAA
- a CDS encoding McrB family protein — MPNIDFSDITREDIIKAMNEYKKIKNTPHYNWHRESVSYSLIYNGEEFPHKYLVGIAYSLKYKLPKILESNLYNSTGDHKKSAQWCIEKNGFDLFEDKKFKDFLEKNYNNKQKRDTYFNGLKKGIKIIQKIPEFKDKKINEILKAIIDKKIEFKKFEEAQKKLDSNDTNDKNLFKTLKTKAKAYLEALKENNNPIKEKENLNKKIVNRFVPLNQILYGPPGTGKTYSVIEKAVEIIEGKKPDSREKAKENFQKYKDSGQIEFVTFHQSYSYEEFIEGLKAETDSEGNISYEIKDGIFKKISDKAKKNFEDAENKWTKKDFENVFREKVIDKLMDEEKIEIQMKRKKFYIFEITDKSIKFEKENGSKQHTLSINTLKKIYDIESAEKIISGGLQPYYEGLLEYLLRDAKVENNENLKNYVLIIDEINRGNISKIFGELITLIEPDKRLGAEEEMTVTLPYSKESFRVPKNLYIIGTMNTADRSIALLDTALRRRFEFVEMMPDPNKLDFEVDGINIKSMLESINQRIEYLYDRDHTIGHAYFMNVKDFDDLKNIFKNKIIPLLAEYFYDDWAKIRIVLADSQTDNEKYQFIKKKDNRVKELFGTEDIDDLNDEKTVYEINYDAFENPESYIKIYD; from the coding sequence ATGCCAAATATAGATTTTTCAGATATTACAAGAGAAGATATTATAAAAGCAATGAATGAATATAAAAAGATTAAAAATACCCCACATTATAATTGGCATAGAGAAAGTGTTTCTTATTCTTTAATTTATAATGGAGAGGAATTTCCTCATAAATATTTAGTAGGAATAGCTTATTCACTTAAATATAAGTTACCCAAAATTTTAGAGTCAAATTTATATAACTCTACCGGAGATCACAAAAAGAGTGCTCAATGGTGTATTGAAAAAAATGGTTTTGATCTATTTGAAGATAAAAAATTTAAAGATTTTTTAGAGAAAAATTATAATAATAAACAAAAAAGAGATACATACTTTAATGGTTTAAAAAAAGGTATCAAAATTATTCAAAAAATCCCTGAATTTAAAGATAAAAAAATTAATGAAATTTTAAAAGCAATAATAGATAAAAAAATAGAATTTAAAAAATTTGAAGAAGCTCAAAAAAAATTGGATTCTAATGATACTAATGATAAAAATCTATTTAAAACTTTAAAAACAAAAGCAAAAGCTTATTTAGAAGCACTAAAAGAAAATAATAATCCAATTAAAGAGAAAGAAAATTTGAACAAAAAAATAGTTAATCGCTTTGTTCCTCTCAACCAAATCCTTTATGGACCTCCGGGAACAGGTAAAACTTATAGCGTTATTGAAAAAGCTGTGGAGATTATCGAAGGCAAAAAGCCGGATTCGAGAGAAAAAGCAAAAGAGAATTTTCAAAAATATAAAGACAGTGGGCAAATAGAATTTGTAACATTTCATCAAAGTTATAGTTATGAAGAGTTTATTGAAGGGTTAAAAGCCGAAACTGATAGTGAAGGAAATATTAGTTACGAAATAAAAGATGGTATTTTCAAAAAAATAAGTGATAAAGCAAAAAAGAATTTTGAAGATGCGGAAAATAAATGGACAAAAAAAGATTTTGAAAATGTTTTCAGAGAAAAAGTTATTGATAAATTAATGGATGAAGAAAAAATTGAGATTCAAATGAAAAGAAAAAAGTTTTATATTTTCGAAATTACCGATAAAAGTATAAAATTTGAAAAAGAAAATGGTAGCAAACAGCATACTCTATCAATAAATACATTAAAAAAAATATACGATATTGAAAGTGCTGAAAAAATTATTAGTGGAGGTTTACAGCCATATTATGAAGGGTTATTAGAGTATCTATTAAGAGATGCTAAAGTAGAAAATAACGAAAATTTAAAAAATTATGTACTAATTATCGACGAAATAAATCGTGGGAATATCTCTAAAATCTTTGGGGAGCTTATAACGCTTATCGAACCGGATAAGAGACTTGGAGCCGAAGAGGAAATGACGGTTACTCTTCCTTATTCAAAAGAGTCTTTCAGAGTTCCCAAAAATCTGTATATTATCGGTACAATGAATACAGCGGATAGAAGCATTGCCCTTTTAGATACTGCACTTAGAAGAAGATTTGAGTTTGTAGAGATGATGCCGGATCCGAATAAATTGGATTTTGAAGTAGATGGGATAAATATAAAATCTATGCTTGAAAGCATTAATCAAAGAATAGAATATCTTTACGATAGAGATCACACAATCGGTCACGCATATTTTATGAATGTCAAAGATTTTGACGATCTCAAAAATATATTTAAAAACAAAATCATCCCGCTTCTTGCAGAGTATTTTTATGATGACTGGGCAAAGATAAGAATTGTTTTGGCAGATAGTCAAACAGATAATGAGAAGTATCAATTTATAAAGAAAAAAGATAATAGAGTAAAAGAGTTATTTGGGACAGAAGATATCGATGATTTGAATGATGAAAAAACAGTTTACGAGATAAATTATGATGCTTTTGAGAATCCGGAAAGTTATATAAAAATTTACGATTAA
- a CDS encoding ATP-binding protein has protein sequence MFINRTNELNSLNSEYRKKGSSFSVIYSKRRVGKTALIEEFIKDKPHIYFYATEVNLNLQLELFSKEITRFFALPKEFKFESFENAFEYLAKAKIEEKLIIAIDEFQNLTKVDKTFSSTLQKAWDMFLSKSNIHLILCGSVISMMHSEVLNYNAPLYGRRTNSIHLKPIKFRYLNEFLPNLDIHTLLKTYSSFGSTPKYLLLYDPKLSFEENLKENILDKNSYLYSEGYFLLKQEISETPTYFSILEVISKGDTKIGNIASSLGVNASFLTRYLNKLIELDILEKEVPVTEKNPLKSKFGRYRIKDKFLNFWFYYVYKNYSYLEIGEIEAVMQEIELNFIDRFVSFAFEEVIKEQIIDDPEKFLDFKPMKVGRWWNNKEEIDIVAFDDKNIAFIECKYQEKVDKKKVLNELIKKTSYIKHNKKEHFLVVTKEELKKLILK, from the coding sequence ATGTTTATAAACAGAACGAATGAATTAAACTCTCTCAATAGCGAATATCGAAAAAAAGGATCATCTTTTAGCGTCATTTATAGTAAAAGAAGAGTTGGAAAAACTGCTTTGATTGAAGAATTTATCAAAGATAAGCCTCATATCTATTTTTATGCGACCGAAGTAAATCTCAATCTTCAGTTGGAACTCTTCTCAAAAGAGATTACAAGGTTTTTTGCTCTTCCTAAAGAGTTTAAATTTGAAAGTTTTGAAAATGCATTTGAGTATCTTGCAAAAGCAAAAATAGAAGAAAAGCTGATAATAGCGATCGATGAGTTTCAAAATCTAACAAAAGTCGATAAAACATTCTCTTCTACATTGCAAAAAGCGTGGGATATGTTTCTTTCAAAGTCAAATATCCATCTCATTCTTTGCGGCAGTGTTATATCCATGATGCACAGTGAAGTTTTAAACTATAATGCTCCTTTATATGGCAGAAGGACAAACAGTATTCATCTCAAGCCGATTAAATTTAGATATCTCAATGAGTTTTTACCAAATTTAGATATCCATACGCTTTTAAAAACCTACTCATCTTTTGGATCTACTCCAAAATATCTGCTTTTATATGATCCGAAGCTATCCTTTGAAGAGAACCTAAAAGAAAATATTTTGGATAAAAACAGTTATCTCTATAGCGAAGGCTATTTTTTACTAAAACAAGAGATCAGCGAAACACCCACCTATTTTTCCATACTTGAGGTCATCTCAAAAGGAGATACGAAAATAGGAAATATCGCCTCTTCTCTTGGAGTTAACGCCTCTTTTTTGACAAGATATCTAAATAAACTTATTGAGCTTGATATTTTGGAAAAGGAGGTGCCGGTTACCGAAAAAAATCCTTTAAAAAGCAAATTTGGAAGGTATAGAATAAAAGATAAATTTCTGAACTTTTGGTTTTATTATGTATATAAAAATTATAGCTATCTTGAAATAGGCGAAATAGAAGCTGTTATGCAAGAGATCGAGCTGAATTTTATCGATAGATTTGTCTCTTTCGCTTTTGAGGAAGTGATAAAAGAGCAGATAATCGACGATCCAGAAAAATTTCTGGATTTCAAACCAATGAAAGTTGGCAGATGGTGGAATAATAAAGAAGAGATCGATATCGTTGCATTTGATGATAAAAATATCGCTTTTATTGAGTGTAAATATCAAGAAAAAGTGGATAAGAAAAAGGTTTTAAATGAACTTATCAAAAAAACAAGCTACATAAAACATAATAAAAAAGAGCATTTTTTGGTAGTTACAAAAGAGGAGTTGAAAAAGCTTATTTTGAAATAA
- the groES gene encoding co-chaperone GroES, producing the protein MSFQPLGNRVLVERVDEPAQTPSGIIIPDNAKEKPLEGNVIAISKEVEEEGEIKTGDRVVFAKYSGTEINLEGKEYLILSTDDILGILK; encoded by the coding sequence ATGAGTTTTCAACCACTTGGAAACAGAGTTTTGGTAGAAAGAGTCGACGAACCTGCACAGACACCATCAGGAATCATTATCCCGGATAATGCCAAAGAGAAGCCTCTTGAAGGAAATGTAATAGCCATCAGCAAAGAGGTTGAAGAAGAGGGCGAAATAAAAACAGGTGACAGAGTAGTTTTCGCCAAATATTCAGGAACAGAAATCAACCTGGAAGGTAAGGAGTACCTGATACTCAGCACTGACGATATTTTAGGAATTTTAAAGTAA